A genomic region of Bombus fervidus isolate BK054 chromosome 17, iyBomFerv1, whole genome shotgun sequence contains the following coding sequences:
- the Npc1a gene encoding Niemann-Pick type C-1a isoform X6 — MYWFYMFYRGHRRTLTDASMSRLNVIIFVLGAWNVINAVSATQDGQCIWYGECYTDIYMHKKNCPYTGPAKLLDNEGQKLLAKNCPHLMIDSGNGINTCCDTNQLKTMDQNIKLASNFLNRCPSCLDNLVKHFCEFTCSTVQSKFINVTEIQTEKEVKYVNGIDLYITNKYLEGTFNSCNKVSVPSTGQLAMDLMCGIWGASRCTTLKWFHYMGDAANNQYVPFQITYKNTDEPVGSFIPVDPKITPCNKALNKNTPACSCVDCEASCPVPPSPPPLPTPFTIFGYDGYAVMMIITFVCGSALFILSIVCFNNRKQIDDLPSGFDDEEQSTFIERLGAGTDKLLAEFFCWWGTACASRPWFVLFVGFLFIISLGHGIKYIHVTTDPVELWAAPQSRSRIEKEYFDQHFEPFYRTEQIIITSIGLPNIVHNTSNGPVIFGPVFNDTFLKTIYKLQEEIKKIITPNNYTLANICFAPLTSPFTGPPTVSQCVIQSIWGYWQDSVETFDYTTVDDDNFTVNYLDHFRVCSQNAYNPECLAPYGGPVEPAIAVGGFLSPGQDLQNPSYEKATAVILSILVNNYHNKSKLHPAMEWEMSYVKFMKNWIATKKPAFMDIAFTSERSIEDELNRESQSDVLTILVSYIIMFAYIAISLGQLKNCSRLLIDSKITLGLGGVLLVLASVVCSVGLFGFVGIPATLIIIEVIPFLVLAVGVDNIFILVQTHQRESRRPNESIPEHIGRILGQVGPSMLLTSVSESCCFFLGGLSDMPAVKAFALYAGMALLVDFVLQVTCFVSLLALDTVRQANNKLDVCCFIRGSKKDDGEEVVNGILYKLFKVVYVPLLLKKWVRAFVMIVFFGWICSSIAVVPHIEIGLDQELSMPEDSFVLKYFKFLNNYLSIGPPMYFVVKEGLNYSNKDIQNLVCGGQYCNNDSVSTQIFIASKQSNRTYIAKPASSWLDDYIDWSQLSMCCKYFVSNDSFCPHTGSSKYCSSCNITSNNIGRPIPTDFERYVSFFLQDNPDEMCAKAGHAAYGRGVNYVTDLETGLSKVGASYFMAYHTILKTSADYYESMRAARAISANITETINNYLRSIGDSSTVDVFPYSIFYVFYEQYLTMWPDTLYSIGISLIAIFVVTFLLMGLDIFSSVIVVITIMMIVVNIGGLMYWWRITLNAVSLVNLVMAVGIAVEFCSHLVHSFSVSVKTTRVERVADALTNMGSSIFSGITLTKFGGIIVLGFARSQIFKVFYFRMYLGIVLFGAAHGLIFLPVLLSYIGVMSRRGRRKAHECASRARNESRSQVCGPDSPLLQNDNNQYPTTSYASVNSIEQLHQVTF, encoded by the exons ATGTATTggttttatatgttttaccGAGGCCACCGTCGAACTTTGACAGACGCTAGCATGTCACGTCTAAACGTGATAATCTTTGTGCTAGGTGCTTGGAATGTTATTAACGCA GTATCTGCAACACAAGATGGTCAATGTATTTGGTATGGAGAATGTTATACAGACATATATATGCACAAAAAGAATTGCCCTTATACAGGACCAGCTAAGTTATTGGATAATGAAGGTCAAAAACTGTTGGCTAAAAATTGTCCTCATTTAATGATTGATTCTGGAAATGGGATTAATACCTGCTGCGATACAAATCAGTTAAAAACAATGGATCAAAATATTAAGCTAgcatctaattttttaaacagatGTCCTAGCTGTTTGGATAATTTAGTAAAGCATTTCTGTGAATTTACTTGTAGCACAGTACAAAGCAAGTTTATCAACGTTACAGAAATACAAACAGAGAAAg aaGTAAAATATGTCAATGgtatagatttatatataacaaataagtATTTGGAAGGTACATTTAATTCCTGTAACAAAGTATCAGTACCTAGCACTGGACAATTAGCAATGGATTTAATGTGTGGCATATGGGGAGCTAGTAGATGTACCACATTAAAATGGTTCCATTATATGGGTGATGCAGCAAACAATCAATATGTACCATTTcaaattacatataaaaatactgaTGAACCTGTAGGTTCATTTATTCCTGTAGATCCTAAAATTACTCCTTGCAATAAAGCATTAAAT AAAAATACTCCAGCATGCAGTTGTGTAGACTGCGAAGCCAGTTGCCCAGTACCACCATCACCACCTCCCTTGCCAACACCTTTCACCATTTTTGGCTACGATGGCTATGCTGTAATGATGATCATTACTTTTGTGTGTGGTTCAGCTCTTTTCATCTTATCCATTGTATGCTTCAATAATAGAAAACAAATTG ATGATTTGCCGAGCGGATTCGACGATGAAGAACAATCAACATTCATCGAAAGATTAGGTGCAGGCACTGACAAACTGTTAGCAGAATTCTTTTGTTGGTGGGGTACAG cATGCGCGTCACGACCGTGGTTTGTCCTTTTTGTTGGTTTCTTATTTATCATTAGTTTGGGAcatggaataaaatatatacatgttaCCACTGATCCAGTTGAATTATGGGCTGCTCCACAATCTCGATCACgaattgaaaaagaatatttcgatCAACATTTTGAACCATTCTATAGAACtgaacaaataattataacatcAATTGGTTTGCCGAAC attGTACATAATACATCCAATGGTCCAGTTATCTTTGGTCCTGTATTTAATGATACCTTTCTCAAAACTATCTACAAATTacaagaagaaataaagaagataataaCTCCAAATAATTATACCTTAGCAAACATATGTTTTGCTCCATTAACCAGTCCATTTACGGGACCACCAACAGTATCACAATGTGTCATTCAAAGTATTTGGGGATATTGGCAAGACAGTGTAGAAACTTTTGATTACACTACTGTAGATGATGATAATTTTACAGTAAATTATTTAGATCACTTCAGAGTTTGTTCGCA AAACGCATATAATCCTGAATGTCTGGCACCTTATGGTGGTCCCGTGGAACCAGCAATCGCAGTTGGGGGATTTCTATCACCAGGTCAAGATCTCCAGAATCCTTCATATGAGAAAGCCACAGCAGTAATTTTATCTATACtagtaaataattatcataataaatCCAAGTTACATCCAGCAATGGAATGGGAGATGAG TTACgtcaaatttatgaaaaattggaTAGCAACAAAGAAACCAGCATTTATGGATATTGCTTTTACTTCAGAACGTTCAATAGAGGATGAATTAAATCGTGAATCTCAATCAGATGTTTTAACTATTCTTGtctcatatattattatgtttgcATATATTGCGATTTCTCTTGGGCAGTTAAAAAATTGCAGTCGACTTTTG atCGATTCTAAAATTACACTTGGCCTTGGTGGTGTACTTTTGGTATTGGCCTCTGTTGTTTGTTCTGTTGGTTTATTTGGTTTTGTTGGCATTCCGGCTACGCTGATTATTATTGAAGTCATACCATTCCTTGTCCTTGCTGTTGGAGTAGACAATATTTTCATACTTGTCCAAACACATCAAAGGGAAAGTCGTCGTCCTAATGAATCAATACCTGAACATATCGGTCGTATTCTCGGTCAAGTGGGACCAAGTATGTTGCTTACCAGTGTGTCGGAAAGTTGTTGTTTCTTCCTtg GTGGATTATCTGATATGCCTGCCGTTAAAGCTTTTGCTCTATATGCCGGTATGGCATTATTGGTAGATTTTGTGCTACAAGTAACCTGTTTTGTTAGCTTATTAGCATTAGATACTGTTCGTCAAGCA aacAACAAACTTGATGTATGTTGTTTTATTCGTGGATCGAAGAAAGACGACGGGGAGGAAGTAGTAAACGGAATTTTGTATAAACTTTTCAAAGTTGTGTATGTTCCACTATTGTTGAAAAAATGGGTGCGTGCATTTGTTATGATAGTATTTTTTGGATGGATTTGTTCAAGCATTGCGGTTGTTCCGCACATTGAAATTGGTCTAGATCAGGAACTTTCTATGCCTGAAGACAGTTTtgtcttgaaatatttcaaa tttttaaataattacttatCTATTGGACCACCAATGTACTTTGTTGTAAAAGaaggattaaattattctaaCAAAGATATACAGAATCTTGTATGTGGCGGTCAATATTGTAATAACGATTCGGTATCGACTCAAATATTTATAGCATCAAAACAATCAAATAG GACATACATAGCAAAACCTGCATCATCGTGGCTAGATGATTATATCGACTGGTCTCAATTGTCGATGTgttgcaaatattttgtttcaaatgATTCTTTCTGTCCACATACAg GATCTAGTAAATATTGCTCTTCGTGTAATATCACCTCAAATAATATTGGAAGACCTATACCAACGGACTTTGAACGATATGTATCATTTTTCTTGCAAGATAATCCCGATGAAATGTGCGCTAAAGCAGGTCATGCTGCTTATGGTCGCGGTGTTAATTATGTTACTGACCTTGAAACAGGTCTGTCGAAAGTCGGGGCGTCCTATTTTATGGCTTACCATACTATATTAAAAACATCTGCCGATTATTACGAATCGATGAGAGCTGCAAGAGCTATATCAGCAAATATAACAGAGAcgattaacaattatttaagaaGTATCGGTGACAGTTCAACTGTTGACGTGTTTCCGTACagcatattttatgttttttacgAGCAGTACTTAACAATGTGGCCGgacacgttatatagtataggGATATCCTTAATTGCTATTTTTGTGGTAACTTTCCTTTTGATGGGTTTGGACATATTTTCCTCTGTTATTGTTGTAATTACCATTATGATGATTGTGGTCAATATTGGTGGTTTAATGTATTGGTGGCGCATAACATTAAACGCAGTATCCCTCGTTAACCTTGTTATG GCTGTTGGAATTGCCGTTGAATTTTGTAGTCATTTGGTACATTCCTTCTCAGTATCGGTAAAAACAACACGCGTTGAAAGGGTTGCTGATGCATTAACGAATATGGGAAGTTCAATTTTTAGCGGTATCACTCTTACGAAATTTGGTGGAATTATAGTACTCGGTTTTGCTAGGAGTCAAATCTTTAAG GTATTCTACTTCAGAATGTACCTGGGTATTGTATTGTTTGGGGCTGCACATGGTCTAATATTCCTGCCAGTATTATTAAGTTACATTG GCGTGATGTCGCGCCGAGGGCGTAGAAAAGCCCACGAATGTGCCAGCAGGGCTAGA
- the Npc1a gene encoding Niemann-Pick type C-1a isoform X2: MYWFYMFYRGHRRTLTDASMSRLNVIIFVLGAWNVINAVSATQDGQCIWYGECYTDIYMHKKNCPYTGPAKLLDNEGQKLLAKNCPHLMIDSGNGINTCCDTNQLKTMDQNIKLASNFLNRCPSCLDNLVKHFCEFTCSTVQSKFINVTEIQTEKEVKYVNGIDLYITNKYLEGTFNSCNKVSVPSTGQLAMDLMCGIWGASRCTTLKWFHYMGDAANNQYVPFQITYKNTDEPVGSFIPVDPKITPCNKALNKNTPACSCVDCEASCPVPPSPPPLPTPFTIFGYDGYAVMMIITFVCGSALFILSIVCFNNRKQIVARGEEVGRQVGRRLAAGLHHPGDGARIALAADQEDSPLQSKRSSVISADDLPSGFDDEEQSTFIERLGAGTDKLLAEFFCWWGTACASRPWFVLFVGFLFIISLGHGIKYIHVTTDPVELWAAPQSRSRIEKEYFDQHFEPFYRTEQIIITSIGLPNIVHNTSNGPVIFGPVFNDTFLKTIYKLQEEIKKIITPNNYTLANICFAPLTSPFTGPPTVSQCVIQSIWGYWQDSVETFDYTTVDDDNFTVNYLDHFRVCSQNAYNPECLAPYGGPVEPAIAVGGFLSPGQDLQNPSYEKATAVILSILVNNYHNKSKLHPAMEWEMSYVKFMKNWIATKKPAFMDIAFTSERSIEDELNRESQSDVLTILVSYIIMFAYIAISLGQLKNCSRLLIDSKITLGLGGVLLVLASVVCSVGLFGFVGIPATLIIIEVIPFLVLAVGVDNIFILVQTHQRESRRPNESIPEHIGRILGQVGPSMLLTSVSESCCFFLGGLSDMPAVKAFALYAGMALLVDFVLQVTCFVSLLALDTVRQANNKLDVCCFIRGSKKDDGEEVVNGILYKLFKVVYVPLLLKKWVRAFVMIVFFGWICSSIAVVPHIEIGLDQELSMPEDSFVLKYFKFLNNYLSIGPPMYFVVKEGLNYSNKDIQNLVCGGQYCNNDSVSTQIFIASKQSNRTYIAKPASSWLDDYIDWSQLSMCCKYFVSNDSFCPHTGSSKYCSSCNITSNNIGRPIPTDFERYVSFFLQDNPDEMCAKAGHAAYGRGVNYVTDLETGLSKVGASYFMAYHTILKTSADYYESMRAARAISANITETINNYLRSIGDSSTVDVFPYSIFYVFYEQYLTMWPDTLYSIGISLIAIFVVTFLLMGLDIFSSVIVVITIMMIVVNIGGLMYWWRITLNAVSLVNLVMAVGIAVEFCSHLVHSFSVSVKTTRVERVADALTNMGSSIFSGITLTKFGGIIVLGFARSQIFKVFYFRMYLGIVLFGAAHGLIFLPVLLSYIGTPMNREKLANHKRAMQGNLDNVQETSLNHRVSKLNSPPTPTTSTPTFRVLEYER; encoded by the exons ATGTATTggttttatatgttttaccGAGGCCACCGTCGAACTTTGACAGACGCTAGCATGTCACGTCTAAACGTGATAATCTTTGTGCTAGGTGCTTGGAATGTTATTAACGCA GTATCTGCAACACAAGATGGTCAATGTATTTGGTATGGAGAATGTTATACAGACATATATATGCACAAAAAGAATTGCCCTTATACAGGACCAGCTAAGTTATTGGATAATGAAGGTCAAAAACTGTTGGCTAAAAATTGTCCTCATTTAATGATTGATTCTGGAAATGGGATTAATACCTGCTGCGATACAAATCAGTTAAAAACAATGGATCAAAATATTAAGCTAgcatctaattttttaaacagatGTCCTAGCTGTTTGGATAATTTAGTAAAGCATTTCTGTGAATTTACTTGTAGCACAGTACAAAGCAAGTTTATCAACGTTACAGAAATACAAACAGAGAAAg aaGTAAAATATGTCAATGgtatagatttatatataacaaataagtATTTGGAAGGTACATTTAATTCCTGTAACAAAGTATCAGTACCTAGCACTGGACAATTAGCAATGGATTTAATGTGTGGCATATGGGGAGCTAGTAGATGTACCACATTAAAATGGTTCCATTATATGGGTGATGCAGCAAACAATCAATATGTACCATTTcaaattacatataaaaatactgaTGAACCTGTAGGTTCATTTATTCCTGTAGATCCTAAAATTACTCCTTGCAATAAAGCATTAAAT AAAAATACTCCAGCATGCAGTTGTGTAGACTGCGAAGCCAGTTGCCCAGTACCACCATCACCACCTCCCTTGCCAACACCTTTCACCATTTTTGGCTACGATGGCTATGCTGTAATGATGATCATTACTTTTGTGTGTGGTTCAGCTCTTTTCATCTTATCCATTGTATGCTTCAATAATAGAAAACAAATTG TTGCACGAGGTGAGGAAGTAGGAAGGCAGGTGGGTAGACGCCTAGCCGCAGGGTTACACCACCCAGGAGATGGTGCTCGTATTGCTCTCGCCGCAGACCAGGAAGACAGCCCACTTCAATCTAAACGTTCCA GTGTGATATCTGCAGATGATTTGCCGAGCGGATTCGACGATGAAGAACAATCAACATTCATCGAAAGATTAGGTGCAGGCACTGACAAACTGTTAGCAGAATTCTTTTGTTGGTGGGGTACAG cATGCGCGTCACGACCGTGGTTTGTCCTTTTTGTTGGTTTCTTATTTATCATTAGTTTGGGAcatggaataaaatatatacatgttaCCACTGATCCAGTTGAATTATGGGCTGCTCCACAATCTCGATCACgaattgaaaaagaatatttcgatCAACATTTTGAACCATTCTATAGAACtgaacaaataattataacatcAATTGGTTTGCCGAAC attGTACATAATACATCCAATGGTCCAGTTATCTTTGGTCCTGTATTTAATGATACCTTTCTCAAAACTATCTACAAATTacaagaagaaataaagaagataataaCTCCAAATAATTATACCTTAGCAAACATATGTTTTGCTCCATTAACCAGTCCATTTACGGGACCACCAACAGTATCACAATGTGTCATTCAAAGTATTTGGGGATATTGGCAAGACAGTGTAGAAACTTTTGATTACACTACTGTAGATGATGATAATTTTACAGTAAATTATTTAGATCACTTCAGAGTTTGTTCGCA AAACGCATATAATCCTGAATGTCTGGCACCTTATGGTGGTCCCGTGGAACCAGCAATCGCAGTTGGGGGATTTCTATCACCAGGTCAAGATCTCCAGAATCCTTCATATGAGAAAGCCACAGCAGTAATTTTATCTATACtagtaaataattatcataataaatCCAAGTTACATCCAGCAATGGAATGGGAGATGAG TTACgtcaaatttatgaaaaattggaTAGCAACAAAGAAACCAGCATTTATGGATATTGCTTTTACTTCAGAACGTTCAATAGAGGATGAATTAAATCGTGAATCTCAATCAGATGTTTTAACTATTCTTGtctcatatattattatgtttgcATATATTGCGATTTCTCTTGGGCAGTTAAAAAATTGCAGTCGACTTTTG atCGATTCTAAAATTACACTTGGCCTTGGTGGTGTACTTTTGGTATTGGCCTCTGTTGTTTGTTCTGTTGGTTTATTTGGTTTTGTTGGCATTCCGGCTACGCTGATTATTATTGAAGTCATACCATTCCTTGTCCTTGCTGTTGGAGTAGACAATATTTTCATACTTGTCCAAACACATCAAAGGGAAAGTCGTCGTCCTAATGAATCAATACCTGAACATATCGGTCGTATTCTCGGTCAAGTGGGACCAAGTATGTTGCTTACCAGTGTGTCGGAAAGTTGTTGTTTCTTCCTtg GTGGATTATCTGATATGCCTGCCGTTAAAGCTTTTGCTCTATATGCCGGTATGGCATTATTGGTAGATTTTGTGCTACAAGTAACCTGTTTTGTTAGCTTATTAGCATTAGATACTGTTCGTCAAGCA aacAACAAACTTGATGTATGTTGTTTTATTCGTGGATCGAAGAAAGACGACGGGGAGGAAGTAGTAAACGGAATTTTGTATAAACTTTTCAAAGTTGTGTATGTTCCACTATTGTTGAAAAAATGGGTGCGTGCATTTGTTATGATAGTATTTTTTGGATGGATTTGTTCAAGCATTGCGGTTGTTCCGCACATTGAAATTGGTCTAGATCAGGAACTTTCTATGCCTGAAGACAGTTTtgtcttgaaatatttcaaa tttttaaataattacttatCTATTGGACCACCAATGTACTTTGTTGTAAAAGaaggattaaattattctaaCAAAGATATACAGAATCTTGTATGTGGCGGTCAATATTGTAATAACGATTCGGTATCGACTCAAATATTTATAGCATCAAAACAATCAAATAG GACATACATAGCAAAACCTGCATCATCGTGGCTAGATGATTATATCGACTGGTCTCAATTGTCGATGTgttgcaaatattttgtttcaaatgATTCTTTCTGTCCACATACAg GATCTAGTAAATATTGCTCTTCGTGTAATATCACCTCAAATAATATTGGAAGACCTATACCAACGGACTTTGAACGATATGTATCATTTTTCTTGCAAGATAATCCCGATGAAATGTGCGCTAAAGCAGGTCATGCTGCTTATGGTCGCGGTGTTAATTATGTTACTGACCTTGAAACAGGTCTGTCGAAAGTCGGGGCGTCCTATTTTATGGCTTACCATACTATATTAAAAACATCTGCCGATTATTACGAATCGATGAGAGCTGCAAGAGCTATATCAGCAAATATAACAGAGAcgattaacaattatttaagaaGTATCGGTGACAGTTCAACTGTTGACGTGTTTCCGTACagcatattttatgttttttacgAGCAGTACTTAACAATGTGGCCGgacacgttatatagtataggGATATCCTTAATTGCTATTTTTGTGGTAACTTTCCTTTTGATGGGTTTGGACATATTTTCCTCTGTTATTGTTGTAATTACCATTATGATGATTGTGGTCAATATTGGTGGTTTAATGTATTGGTGGCGCATAACATTAAACGCAGTATCCCTCGTTAACCTTGTTATG GCTGTTGGAATTGCCGTTGAATTTTGTAGTCATTTGGTACATTCCTTCTCAGTATCGGTAAAAACAACACGCGTTGAAAGGGTTGCTGATGCATTAACGAATATGGGAAGTTCAATTTTTAGCGGTATCACTCTTACGAAATTTGGTGGAATTATAGTACTCGGTTTTGCTAGGAGTCAAATCTTTAAG GTATTCTACTTCAGAATGTACCTGGGTATTGTATTGTTTGGGGCTGCACATGGTCTAATATTCCTGCCAGTATTATTAAGTTACATTG GCACACCAATGAACAGAGAAAAGTTAGCAAATCACAAGAGAGCAATGCAAGGAAATCTGGACAACGTACAGGAGACTTCCTTGAATCATCGCGTAAGCAAACTCAATTCTCCTCCCACACCCACCACAAGCACACCTACGTTCAGAGTGCTTGAATATGAAAGATAG